Sequence from the Rutidosis leptorrhynchoides isolate AG116_Rl617_1_P2 chromosome 3, CSIRO_AGI_Rlap_v1, whole genome shotgun sequence genome:
GCTCTTGATGAGGCGCAAACCAAACTAGACAAGTGGCTAGATTCCATCTCTATTTGCGAGGAGGAAAGTTGTATTTTAAAAGAATATAATGAGGCTTGTTTAGAGGAGGAGCTATTCTTGAAGCAAAAAGCGAAAGTTGATTGGTTACGTGAAGGAGATTTTAATACTCGTTATTTTCACAATGTGGTCAAGGGTCGTAGACACAGAAACCGTATTCAAGCAATCATGGATGATGCGGGGCTGATTAGAGAAGGTAACGAGGTTCCTGACTTATTTGTTAAGCATTATGAAACGTTTATTGGTTCTGCTTCTCCAGTGGATACTATTAATCGGCCTGAGGAGTTGTTTGTCAAAACTATCCCGACTGATAAAGCTGAATTTATGGTTCGAGAGGTGTCGATGCAAGAAGTTAAGGATGTGGTTTTTGAATGTGCCCTTAATAAGTCGCCGGGACCGGATGGTTTTACGGCTGAGTTTTTTAGAGCGGCGTGGGATATTATTGGTGAGGATATAACTTCGGCGGTTCGTGGGTTTTTTCATACTGGAAAATTACTCAAGGAATTAAATCACACTATTATTTCTTTACTTCCAAAAGTGACCACTCCGAACAGAGTTACAGATTATCGCCCGATTTCGTGTTGCAACGTTTTATACAAATTTATTAGCAAGATTATCACGAATCGTATTAAGGGTTGTTTGGATGATATCGTGAGTTCTAATCAATCGGCTTTTAACCCGGGAAGACGTATAACTGATAATATTCTTCTTACGCAAGATCTGATGAAAAATTATCATCTTAGCTATGGGCCTCCCCGATGTGCGTTCAAGATCGATATTCAGAAAGCTTACGACACGGTTGATTGGAATTTTTTGGAGAATATTTTAGTTCGTTTTGGCTTTCCGAAGGTGATGGTCGATTGGATTATGGTTTGCGTAGAGTCAGCATCATTCTCTATTTGTATTAATGGCGAGCTTCATGGCTATTTTCGTGGTAAAAGGGGGCTTAGACAAGGAGACCCTTTGTCTCCCTTGTTATTCACTTTAGTCATGGAAGCTTTAACGTTGATGCTTAATCGGCGCGCTACTGAGTTAGAAGATTTTCGTTTCCATCCTAACTGTGGCaagctcaacattattaatctatgTTTTGCAGATGACCTGTTTATTTTTTCTTATGCTAACCCAGGATCGGTAACTGTTATTGCGGAAGCTTTGGATGAATTTAAACGCTGTTCGGGTCTAGTGCCTAGTTTAGCAAAGAGTACGACATTTTTTGCTAATGTTTCTAACGTGGTTAAGGCTGCAATTTTGGAGATTTTGCCTTTTGATGAAGGCATGCTTCCTGTTAAATACTTAGGCGTCCCTCTTGTGTCGTCAAGCTTATTTCATAGGGATTGCAAAATTCTTGTGGATCGAGTGAGAGATCGTATCTCAGATTGGAAGAACAAATTTCTTTCGTATGCAGGGAGAGTGCAATTGATTACTTCTGTTCTCACGACTATGCAACTTTATTGGCAATCCGCGTTCATTGTCCCGATTGCTATTATCAAGGAAATTGAAGGTCTTATAAGGGGTTTTATATGGTGCCAAGGGGAAATGAAGCGGGGAAAGGCTAAGGTTAAATGGTCTCGTATTTGTCTTCCAAAACAAGAAGGTGGCCTTGGTATTAAAAGATTGAAGGAGTGGAACGTTGCTTTAATGGCTTCTCATATTTGGCGTGTGCTGACAAACAAAAAATCGTTGTGGGTTCAATGGGTGCACACATACCGCCTTAAGGGTAGAAGCTTTTGGGATGCTCCGGTTGTTGCTGGGGCAAGTGTTAGTTGGCGCAAGATACTGAGTATTAGAGATTATATACGTGATCGTTTTGTTTATAATGTTGGAGATGGTGCTACTGTCTCAGCATGGCATGATGCTTGGAGTGACTATGGGCCACTTGCTAACTTTATTTCTAACCGAGATATCTTGAATGCAGGTTATTCTAGAGAAGCGAAAATTTGTGATATTGTTTCACAAGATGGCTGGAATTTGCCGAATGAATGGTATTCTAAATACCCTGGGCTGCACAATATTAATCCGCCTGTCTTGTCTAATGTTCCAGATTCAATTCGATGGAGAGATTATGCAGGTAACTTGGTACATTTCTCAGTAGGCATAGTGTGGAACACCATTCGTACTAGATCAGATCCGGTTAACTGGTTCCCAATTGTATGGTTTCCACAATGCATCCCTAGACATTCTTTCCTGGTTTGGCTCCTTTTTGGTGAAAACTTAAAGACTCAAGACAAATTAAAACCATGGGAGATTGGGGCAAGTGTTGTTCTTCTTTGCCCATTTTGTCACGCTGAACCCGATTCGCACCTGCATCTTTTTTTTCGATGTCCATTTGCAGCACAGGTTTGGAAATATGTTAAGAGTAGCGTGAGGGTTAATGTTGCAGGAAATGATTGGACTGACTTTGTTGATTCGATCAGCAGCTGTGCAGCAAGGAGAACTGTTTGTAGTATCGTTTCAAAGCTTTTGTTTGGTGCGGCTGTGTATA
This genomic interval carries:
- the LOC139902102 gene encoding uncharacterized protein translates to MANLNGICSKVFPHWQWTSNSNLCQSGTRIILRGTPDIVNLMVMSMSDQALHCMVKSLSNDVQFHVSFIDAHNYYITRRALWRELEMHKCLLGNHPWVMLGDFNASLSVNDSSCGSSSMTIAMSEFKDCVERICMSDVNHMGLHFTWNQRPKASSGLLKKIDRVMANDEFISTFVNAYAVFHPYRISDHSPAILKIPTQGTNHPKPFKFANFITFHDEFRDTVSDGWKTKVQGYKMFQVVKKLRALKKPLRKLAWRKGNLHDRVVRLRNALDEAQTKLDKWLDSISICEEESCILKEYNEACLEEELFLKQKAKVDWLREGDFNTRYFHNVVKGRRHRNRIQAIMDDAGLIREGNEVPDLFVKHYETFIGSASPVDTINRPEELFVKTIPTDKAEFMVREVSMQEVKDVVFECALNKSPGPDGFTAEFFRAAWDIIGEDITSAVRGFFHTGKLLKELNHTIISLLPKVTTPNRVTDYRPISCCNVLYKFISKIITNRIKGCLDDIVSSNQSAFNPGRRITDNILLTQDLMKNYHLSYGPPRCAFKIDIQKAYDTVDWNFLENILVRFGFPKVMVDWIMVCVESASFSICINGELHGYFRGKRGLRQGDPLSPLLFTLVMEALTLMLNRRATELEDFRFHPNCGKLNIINLCFADDLFIFSYANPGSVTVIAEALDEFKRCSGLVPSLAKSTTFFANVSNVVKAAILEILPFDEGMLPVKYLGVPLVSSSLFHRDCKILVDRVRDRISDWKNKFLSYAGRVQLITSVLTTMQLYWQSAFIVPIAIIKEIEGLIRGFIWCQGEMKRGKAKVKWSRICLPKQEGGLGIKRLKEWNVALMASHIWRVLTNKKSLWVQWVHTYRLKGRSFWDAPVVAGASVSWRKILSIRDYIRDRFVYNVGDGATVSAWHDAWSDYGPLANFISNRDILNAGYSREAKICDIVSQDGWNLPNEWYSKYPGLHNINPPVLSNVPDSIRWRDYAGNLVHFSVGIVWNTIRTRSDPVNWFPIVWFPQCIPRHSFLVWLLFGENLKTQDKLKPWEIGASVVLLCPFCHAEPDSHLHLFFRCPFAAQVWKYVKSSVRVNVAGNDWTDFVDSISSCAARRTVCSIVSKLLFGAAVYMIWQERNKRLFKKDARSYSKVVAAIFSMVRLKIMALKWKNSMQVKLMKDAWKVP